From a region of the Podarcis muralis chromosome 16, rPodMur119.hap1.1, whole genome shotgun sequence genome:
- the SAC3D1 gene encoding SAC3 domain-containing protein 1: MNRRSPAPAPPLCPGPGPLSPPPRPGQPLLLQLLLLPSMPSSEAAPLRGTCPGMCPAEEFARRRREGRLHRLELGAEREADPALAVKEYSRPAAGKAPPRPEELRPPDVLLATVRHLLEREDRGSDAGDSAEAAERGAFVTDRLRAVRLDAALQRLPGAPCAALHERALIWLLRAGTRLCAQPPARFDAHLHRAHLQETFAALRRAYREHEDGARPAAQPRFQALFLLYNLGSPVALWETLQLPDAIRTSPDVSTALTINWAFLERNFARFFRLARELPYLPSCALHPHLAGAHRLALMTFSHGFSARNSRYPLARLARLLAMDSVEEAADLCQAHGLTVLEGDVVFQKGSFKDGVPLVHKTSRLLVDGKWGESTLLELSERVCS, encoded by the exons ATGAACCGAAGGTCTCCCGCCCCAGCTCCTCCTCTTTGTCCCGGGCCGGGTCCTTTGTCGCCTCCTCCCCGCCCGggccagcctctcctcctccagctgctgcttctgccgtCGATGCCGAGCTCGGAGGCCGCCCCTCTCCGGGGCACGTGCCCGGGGATGTGCCCGGCCGAGGAGTTCGCGCGGCGGCGCCGGGAAGGCCGCCTGCATCGGCTGGAGCTGGGCGCGGAGCGCGAGGCGGACCCGGCGCTGGCCGTTAAGGAGTACTCGCGCCCGGCCGCCGGCAAGGCGCCCCCGCGGCCCGAGGAGCTGCGCCCGCCCGACGTGCTGCTGGCCACCGTCCGGCACCTGCTGGAGCGGGAGGACCGGGGATCGGACGCCGGGGACTCCGCCGAGGCTGCAGAGCGCGGCGCCTTCGTAACCGACCGGCTGCGCGCGGTGCGCCTGGACGCGGCGCTGCAGCGGCTCCCCGGCGCGCCCTGCGCCGCCCTCCACGAGCGCGCCCTGATCTGGCTGCTCCGCGCCGGGACGCGCCTCTGCGCCCAGCCGCCCGCCCGCTTCGACGCCCACCTGCACCGCGCCCACCTGCAGGAGACCTTCGCCGCCCTCCGGCGCGCCTACCGGGAGCACGAGGACGGAGCCCGGCCCGCCGCCCAGCCCCGCTTCCAAGCCCTCTTCCTTCTCTACAACCTGG GCTCTCCAGTAGCTCTCTGGGAGACCCTGCAGCTCCCCGATGCTATCCGAACCTCCCCAGACGTCTCCACGGCGCTGACCATCAATTGGGCCTTCCTGGAGCGGAATTTTGCCCGCTTCTTCCGCCTGGCCCGGGAGCTGCCTTACCTGCCCAGCTGCGCCCTTCACCCCCACCTGGCTGGGGCCCACCGCCTGGCCTTGATGACCTTCAGCCACGGCTTCAGCGCCAGGAACTCCCGCTACCCTCTGGCACGGCTGGCACGGctgctggccatggacagcgtggAAGAGGCGGCGGACTTGTGCCAGGCCCACGGCTTGACTGTGTTGGAGGGGGATGTGGTCTTCCAGAAGGGCTCCTTCAAGGACGGTGTGCCTTTGGTGCATAAGACTTCCCGCCTGCTTGTGGACGGCAAATGGGGGGAGTCTACTCTGCTGGAGCTCTCAGAGAGGGTCTGCAGCTGA